One Micromonospora craniellae genomic region harbors:
- a CDS encoding maleylpyruvate isomerase N-terminal domain-containing protein — MSTEKFRMIRAAFADECARLGEVLTTLDDADLARPTDCPPWNLAELLAP; from the coding sequence GTGTCGACCGAGAAGTTCCGGATGATCCGCGCCGCCTTCGCCGACGAGTGCGCCCGGCTGGGCGAGGTGCTGACCACCCTCGACGACGCGGACCTGGCCCGCCCCACCGACTGTCCACCCTGGAACCTGGCGGAACTGCTGGCGCCCTGA